A genomic segment from Flavobacterium inviolabile encodes:
- a CDS encoding N-6 DNA methylase — MNNLEVQIKEGKIFAPLKDKWLVLKPEEKVRQEYICRLVNTYGFELSQMGQEEQVNNSQRGQGRAMADIVIWKSEKERLERKNPVIVVECKAEHITVHEEDYFQGYNYASWAKADFFVTTNQKETRIFKVVYGHMPDKLQEIVNIPTAEEIKDEKKINALLKQTKAFTRDEFSKLLFKCHNIIRNNDKLSPEAAFDEISKILFIKIRYERTNSEHQIFSLEAFKQDKTSYEKYKPKDGKDFYQFLFDQTKEDFKDDDLFEQSEIIRIRENSFEAIVKELEIYNLSTTSDDVKGIAFEQFLGRTFRGELGQFFTPRTVVDFMVDVLEPQEGEVICDPCCGSGGFLIKAFEYVRAKIEEEVQQAKEKIKEQYYTAEYEKLSDSKKAEIDEKVNDLFVKLNTELDINNEKSRLRVLSYDCIFGTDANPRMSRTAKMNMIMHGDGHGGVHHNDGLLNVNGIFENRFDIILTNPPFGARVEKSLKITEADKYTDTARILKYQTRYGKAYDEALKQVNNNIGKSLLSLYKTGTMSTLTEVLFIERCLNLLKPGGRMGIVLPEGVLNNTNLQKIRDFVESKAKIVLITSIPQDVFIASGATVKPSLLFFKKFTDEEAKQYKDIVKKAEKTITKKYAPQIEPLEEKLTLRGKNAPTAEEKKTLKAQLKQLEDKVATEVKAEVKNAFNYHIPIAEVEKAGISTTGAKIDNELEPLANEFKKYREANPLWKNTFKQVKYEVIEETIYRIPVTENTNIVSEPEVFYN, encoded by the coding sequence ATGAATAATTTGGAAGTTCAAATAAAAGAGGGGAAAATATTTGCCCCCCTAAAAGATAAATGGTTAGTATTGAAGCCCGAAGAAAAAGTTCGGCAGGAATACATTTGCCGTTTGGTAAATACTTATGGATTCGAATTGTCTCAAATGGGGCAAGAAGAGCAGGTTAACAATTCACAGCGAGGACAAGGTAGAGCTATGGCTGATATCGTTATCTGGAAAAGTGAAAAAGAGAGATTAGAAAGAAAAAACCCTGTTATTGTGGTTGAATGTAAGGCAGAGCATATAACTGTACACGAGGAGGACTACTTCCAAGGCTATAATTATGCATCTTGGGCTAAAGCCGATTTTTTTGTAACTACCAATCAAAAAGAAACTCGCATTTTTAAAGTAGTATATGGCCATATGCCTGATAAATTACAGGAAATCGTTAATATTCCTACTGCTGAAGAAATCAAAGACGAAAAGAAGATAAATGCATTATTAAAACAAACCAAGGCATTTACTCGTGATGAATTTTCCAAACTACTTTTTAAATGTCATAACATCATTCGTAATAACGATAAGCTTTCTCCGGAAGCGGCGTTTGACGAAATCAGCAAGATCCTTTTTATCAAAATAAGATATGAGAGAACAAATTCCGAGCATCAAATATTCTCGTTAGAAGCTTTTAAACAAGATAAAACTAGCTACGAGAAATATAAACCAAAAGATGGGAAGGATTTCTATCAATTCTTATTTGACCAAACCAAAGAAGATTTTAAGGATGATGATTTGTTTGAGCAAAGTGAGATTATCAGAATACGGGAAAATAGTTTTGAAGCTATCGTAAAAGAACTCGAAATTTACAACCTTTCTACCACATCAGATGATGTGAAAGGTATCGCGTTTGAGCAGTTTCTGGGAAGAACGTTCAGGGGAGAATTAGGGCAGTTTTTTACACCTCGTACGGTAGTGGATTTTATGGTAGACGTATTAGAACCACAGGAAGGTGAAGTGATATGTGACCCTTGCTGTGGTTCCGGTGGTTTTCTAATTAAGGCTTTCGAGTATGTAAGAGCAAAAATAGAAGAGGAAGTTCAACAAGCAAAAGAGAAAATTAAAGAACAATATTACACAGCTGAATATGAAAAATTATCAGATTCAAAAAAAGCCGAGATAGATGAAAAAGTAAATGATTTATTTGTAAAACTAAATACAGAATTAGATATCAATAATGAAAAGAGTAGATTGAGGGTTTTAAGTTATGATTGCATTTTTGGAACTGATGCTAATCCACGTATGAGCCGCACGGCAAAAATGAATATGATTATGCACGGAGATGGACACGGTGGTGTACATCATAATGATGGTTTATTGAACGTTAATGGCATTTTTGAAAATCGCTTCGATATTATTTTGACTAATCCACCATTTGGTGCAAGAGTAGAGAAATCTTTGAAAATTACTGAAGCGGATAAGTACACAGATACAGCTCGAATACTAAAATATCAAACTCGTTACGGAAAGGCATACGATGAGGCATTAAAGCAAGTGAATAATAATATAGGCAAATCACTTTTAAGCCTTTACAAAACGGGAACAATGAGTACTTTAACGGAAGTATTGTTTATTGAACGTTGCTTAAATTTACTGAAACCAGGAGGAAGAATGGGTATTGTATTACCGGAAGGTGTTTTAAACAATACGAACCTGCAAAAAATCAGAGATTTTGTCGAAAGCAAAGCCAAAATTGTATTGATTACCTCCATTCCCCAAGATGTATTTATTGCCAGTGGAGCTACCGTAAAACCAAGCTTATTGTTCTTTAAGAAATTTACGGACGAAGAAGCCAAACAGTACAAAGATATTGTAAAGAAAGCAGAAAAGACCATAACCAAAAAGTATGCTCCTCAAATAGAGCCTTTAGAGGAGAAATTAACTTTAAGAGGAAAAAATGCTCCTACGGCAGAAGAAAAAAAGACATTAAAAGCCCAATTAAAACAATTGGAAGATAAAGTAGCTACAGAGGTGAAAGCAGAAGTAAAAAACGCATTTAATTACCACATTCCAATAGCTGAAGTAGAAAAGGCAGGTATCAGTACCACAGGAGCTAAAATCGATAATGAGTTGGAGCCATTGGCAAATGAATTTAAAAAGTATCGGGAAGCAAATCCACTATGGAAAAATACTTTTAAACAGGTAAAATATGAGGTGATTGAGGAGACTATTTATCGGATACCTGTAACAGAGAATACAAATATAGTTTCAGAGCCAGAAGTGTTTTATAATTAA
- a CDS encoding GNAT family N-acetyltransferase: protein MIIATSTFQDIDTIFQLYEAGTDYQKSVAEKHWKGFERGLVETEIRENRQWKMIIGGEIACVFVITYNDPFIWQEKDRDPAIYIHRIATNPQFRGNGFVKHIVAWAKQFAKENKKEYIRMDTGSGNDKLNNYYIQCGFNYLGVFEYPATDDLPEHYKDGSSSLFEIVV, encoded by the coding sequence ATGATTATTGCAACTAGTACCTTTCAGGATATAGACACTATCTTTCAGCTGTATGAAGCCGGAACCGACTACCAGAAAAGTGTCGCCGAAAAACACTGGAAAGGTTTTGAACGCGGATTGGTCGAAACCGAAATCCGGGAAAACCGCCAATGGAAAATGATAATTGGCGGTGAGATTGCCTGTGTATTTGTGATTACCTATAATGATCCGTTTATCTGGCAGGAAAAAGACCGGGATCCGGCAATTTATATTCACCGCATCGCCACCAATCCGCAGTTTCGCGGCAATGGTTTTGTTAAGCATATTGTAGCCTGGGCAAAACAGTTTGCTAAAGAGAACAAAAAAGAATACATCCGCATGGATACCGGAAGTGGTAACGACAAACTGAACAATTATTACATCCAGTGCGGTTTCAACTATTTAGGCGTTTTTGAATATCCCGCCACAGACGATCTGCCGGAACATTATAAAGACGGTTCTTCCAGCCTGTTTGAGATAGTGGTCTAA
- a CDS encoding GNAT family N-acetyltransferase, with product MKTVIKPIKNEYSAAAVDLILSIQQKEFNVPITLEDQPDLLAIDRFYYTDGGCFWGAFIGEELVGTIALVKYADQEGAIRKMFVKKEYRGKELAIAQQLLEILIAYSKENGIEHLYLGTVSILEAALRFYERNHFVRIEKEALPEQFPLMSADNVFCHLTLNQV from the coding sequence ATGAAAACAGTTATTAAACCTATAAAAAACGAATATTCAGCTGCTGCTGTCGATTTGATTTTAAGCATTCAGCAAAAGGAGTTTAACGTGCCCATTACTTTAGAAGATCAGCCGGATTTGCTGGCGATTGACCGTTTTTATTATACTGATGGTGGGTGCTTTTGGGGTGCTTTTATCGGTGAGGAACTGGTAGGCACTATTGCTTTGGTAAAATATGCCGATCAAGAAGGTGCCATCCGGAAAATGTTTGTTAAAAAGGAATACAGAGGTAAAGAGCTGGCGATTGCCCAGCAATTATTAGAGATCTTAATTGCCTATAGCAAAGAAAATGGTATAGAACACTTATATTTGGGAACCGTTTCAATATTGGAAGCAGCTTTACGTTTTTACGAACGCAACCATTTTGTCCGTATTGAAAAGGAAGCACTGCCGGAACAATTTCCGTTAATGAGTGCCGATAATGTATTTTGTCATTTAACGCTAAATCAGGTATAA
- a CDS encoding helix-turn-helix transcriptional regulator produces the protein MKFNRLKIVLVEQSKTSKWLAKELKKSESTVSRWCTNEIQPSVETLAEIAKLLKIDVRELLNPTSKN, from the coding sequence ATGAAATTCAATCGACTAAAAATTGTATTGGTAGAGCAGTCTAAAACAAGTAAATGGCTGGCTAAAGAACTAAAAAAGAGCGAAAGTACAGTCTCGCGTTGGTGTACTAATGAGATTCAACCTTCTGTTGAAACATTAGCAGAAATTGCAAAATTATTGAAGATAGATGTTAGAGAGCTATTAAATCCGACAAGCAAAAATTAA
- a CDS encoding CAL67264 family membrane protein, which translates to MGMNKNTILGWATLIMVIMGFLLIGLGIFRYSEVSGWGFAAVGIGFLANAWVFNALKGRV; encoded by the coding sequence ATGGGAATGAATAAAAATACCATCTTAGGATGGGCAACGTTAATCATGGTTATCATGGGATTTTTACTGATTGGCTTGGGAATTTTCAGATACAGTGAAGTTTCAGGCTGGGGATTCGCAGCGGTAGGAATTGGCTTTTTGGCGAATGCATGGGTTTTTAACGCCCTTAAAGGAAGAGTGTAA
- a CDS encoding cation:proton antiporter: MKKIRNSIFYVSIIGGFSVLMYWIILLGAKLEVGRNITVPQSDKAQWAEFVDSFVHNLQHPLALLLAQIITIIFVARLFGWICIKMKQPAVIGEMIAGIVLGPSLIGMYFPEFSATLFPAQSLGNLQFLSQIGLILFMYIVGMEIDMKILRNKAHDAVVISHASIIIPFALGMGLAYFIYDQFAPANVQFASFGLFTGIAMSITAFPVLARIVQERGIHKTRLGTIVITCAAADDITAWCILAAVIAIVKAGSFESALYTIVMALVYVGIMLKVVRPFLKRIGDLYSTKESLSKPIVAIFFLTLIISAYATEVIGIHALFGAFIAGAIMPENIKFRNLFIEKVEDVALVLLLPLFFVFTGLRTQIGLLNDPYLWKVAGMIFLVAVIGKFVSSTFAAKFVGQNWKDSLSIGALMNTRGLTELVVLNIGYDLGVLSPQLFSMMVIMALATTFMTGPTLDLINWIFKSKEEEVPQDMKTLSQYKILLSFGKPESGKTLFKLADSLTKKLQDNSELTAMHIAPTNELHHYDTEEYETVSFKEVIEESKTLNRQVTTMFKASADIDNEITNVVNKGDYDLLLIGLGQSIYEGSLLGKLLGFTTRIINPEKLLSTVTGKENIFDNAIFDEGTKHILSKSRVPVGIFIDKNFVKAERIFIPLFTTQDNYLINYAQKLIHNSGAQVIILDIEGKIKNDAETKEKIRAIEQVAPSHIMLQKEQVVEKEFLKEQDLMLISSESWKRLLESKKPWLSEIPSTLIISDEKTV, translated from the coding sequence ATGAAAAAAATTAGAAACAGTATTTTTTACGTCAGTATCATTGGCGGATTTTCCGTGCTAATGTATTGGATTATTTTATTGGGAGCAAAACTGGAAGTGGGAAGAAACATCACCGTTCCCCAATCCGATAAGGCACAATGGGCTGAATTTGTAGACTCTTTTGTTCATAATTTACAACATCCGTTGGCGCTTTTACTGGCACAGATTATCACGATTATCTTTGTTGCCCGTCTATTCGGATGGATCTGTATAAAAATGAAGCAGCCGGCGGTAATCGGAGAAATGATTGCCGGTATTGTGTTGGGCCCTTCGCTGATCGGGATGTATTTCCCGGAATTTTCCGCAACCTTATTCCCGGCTCAGTCATTAGGAAACCTGCAATTCCTGAGTCAGATAGGACTGATACTGTTTATGTATATCGTGGGGATGGAAATCGATATGAAGATATTGCGAAACAAAGCCCATGATGCAGTTGTAATCAGTCATGCCAGTATTATTATCCCTTTTGCCTTAGGAATGGGACTGGCTTATTTTATTTACGATCAGTTTGCTCCGGCAAATGTACAGTTCGCTTCTTTCGGATTGTTTACCGGAATTGCGATGAGTATCACGGCTTTTCCGGTATTGGCAAGAATTGTACAGGAACGCGGTATTCATAAAACCCGATTGGGAACTATTGTTATTACCTGTGCCGCTGCCGATGATATTACGGCCTGGTGTATATTGGCAGCCGTTATTGCGATTGTAAAAGCCGGTTCGTTTGAAAGTGCCTTGTACACTATTGTAATGGCATTGGTTTATGTGGGCATTATGCTAAAAGTAGTGCGTCCGTTCCTGAAACGAATCGGAGATTTATATTCCACTAAGGAAAGTTTAAGCAAGCCGATAGTAGCCATTTTCTTTTTAACGCTGATCATTTCGGCTTATGCTACGGAAGTAATCGGTATTCACGCCTTGTTCGGGGCGTTTATTGCCGGAGCGATTATGCCGGAAAATATCAAATTCAGAAACCTGTTTATTGAAAAAGTAGAAGATGTTGCATTGGTACTTTTATTACCGTTATTCTTTGTATTCACAGGATTAAGAACACAAATTGGATTATTAAACGATCCGTATTTATGGAAAGTTGCCGGAATGATCTTCCTGGTAGCCGTAATCGGAAAATTTGTGAGCAGTACGTTTGCCGCAAAATTTGTCGGGCAAAACTGGAAAGACAGTTTGTCAATCGGTGCCCTGATGAATACCAGAGGATTAACGGAGTTGGTTGTACTGAATATCGGGTATGATTTGGGCGTATTGAGTCCGCAATTATTCTCGATGATGGTTATCATGGCATTGGCGACTACTTTTATGACAGGACCTACTTTAGACCTTATCAACTGGATTTTTAAGTCCAAAGAGGAAGAAGTGCCGCAGGATATGAAAACGTTAAGTCAATACAAAATACTATTGTCATTCGGGAAACCGGAATCCGGGAAAACCTTATTCAAACTGGCTGACAGTCTGACGAAAAAATTACAGGACAATTCGGAGCTGACGGCTATGCACATCGCACCGACGAATGAGCTGCACCATTATGATACGGAAGAATATGAAACGGTTAGCTTTAAAGAAGTAATTGAAGAGTCGAAAACGCTGAACCGACAGGTGACAACGATGTTTAAGGCTTCAGCCGATATTGACAATGAAATCACTAATGTTGTCAATAAAGGGGATTATGACTTGCTGTTAATTGGCTTAGGACAATCCATTTATGAAGGAAGTTTGCTGGGGAAATTATTAGGATTTACTACGCGAATCATCAACCCGGAGAAGTTATTGAGCACGGTAACCGGAAAAGAGAATATTTTTGACAACGCTATTTTTGATGAAGGAACCAAGCATATTTTGTCGAAATCCCGTGTTCCGGTTGGTATCTTTATCGATAAAAACTTTGTAAAAGCAGAACGTATTTTTATTCCGTTGTTTACAACACAGGATAATTACCTGATTAATTATGCCCAGAAGCTGATTCACAATTCCGGTGCGCAGGTAATCATATTGGATATTGAAGGCAAAATAAAGAATGATGCCGAAACCAAAGAAAAAATCAGAGCAATAGAGCAGGTAGCCCCTAGCCATATCATGCTGCAAAAAGAACAGGTTGTTGAAAAAGAATTCCTGAAAGAGCAGGATTTAATGTTAATCAGTTCTGAAAGCTGGAAAAGACTGCTGGAATCTAAAAAACCGTGGTTGTCTGAAATTCCATCGACTTTGATTATTTCTGATGAAAAAACGGTATAG
- the holA gene encoding DNA polymerase III subunit delta yields the protein MDEVLKIIKDIKAGDIKPIYFLMGEEPYYIDKLAGYIEDNILSEDEKGFNQMVLYGRDVTVEEIVSNAKRYPMMADRQVVIVKEAQELSRTIDKLESYAENPQPTTVLVICYKYKTLDKRKKVTKVLDKAGVVFESKKLYENQVGDWLKRVLSGKGYQIEPKAAAMLVEFLGTDLSKISNELDKLAIILPKGSTITPKVIEENIGFSKDYNNFELRKAIGEKNQLKAYQIADYFAQNPKDNPLVVTTGLVFGFFSQLLQYHGLKDKNPANVAKVLKVNPYFLKDYDVAIKNYPMKKVSQIVAILRDVDVKSKGVGANALPQHDLLKEMLVKIFN from the coding sequence TTGGACGAAGTATTAAAAATCATAAAGGATATAAAGGCAGGCGACATCAAACCCATCTATTTTTTGATGGGAGAAGAACCGTATTATATCGATAAGCTGGCAGGATATATTGAAGATAATATTTTATCGGAAGATGAAAAAGGCTTCAACCAGATGGTTTTGTATGGACGCGATGTGACGGTAGAAGAGATTGTATCGAATGCGAAACGTTACCCGATGATGGCGGACCGCCAGGTGGTGATTGTAAAAGAAGCACAGGAATTATCCAGGACCATCGACAAACTGGAAAGTTATGCCGAGAATCCGCAGCCTACAACGGTTTTGGTAATCTGTTACAAATACAAAACGCTGGATAAGCGTAAAAAAGTGACCAAAGTACTGGATAAGGCCGGAGTGGTTTTTGAAAGTAAAAAACTATATGAAAATCAGGTAGGCGACTGGTTAAAACGCGTTTTATCCGGGAAAGGCTATCAGATTGAACCCAAGGCGGCGGCAATGCTTGTGGAATTTTTAGGTACTGATCTAAGTAAGATTTCCAACGAATTGGACAAACTGGCGATCATTTTACCAAAAGGAAGCACGATCACGCCAAAAGTCATTGAAGAAAATATCGGTTTCAGCAAAGACTACAACAATTTCGAATTACGGAAAGCCATAGGGGAAAAGAATCAGCTGAAAGCCTATCAGATAGCCGATTATTTTGCACAAAATCCAAAAGACAATCCTTTGGTTGTTACGACCGGATTAGTGTTTGGTTTCTTTTCGCAGTTATTGCAATACCACGGACTGAAAGATAAAAATCCGGCTAATGTGGCGAAAGTTTTAAAAGTCAATCCGTATTTTTTAAAGGATTACGATGTGGCGATTAAGAATTACCCGATGAAAAAAGTGAGTCAAATCGTAGCGATATTGCGTGATGTGGACGTGAAAAGTAAAGGGGTGGGCGCGAATGCGTTACCGCAGCATGATTTACTGAAAGAGATGCTGGTTAAGATTTTTAATTAA
- a CDS encoding class I lanthipeptide, translating to MKKLNLKKKVISVLTDSEKGAIKGGGVGPALPYTYTQSVMICIDPMGPPELTRAIGCEIPVLTKDCDPIQP from the coding sequence ATGAAAAAGCTTAACCTTAAAAAGAAAGTAATTTCTGTGTTAACAGATAGCGAAAAAGGCGCTATTAAAGGTGGTGGTGTAGGTCCTGCACTACCGTATACTTATACACAATCTGTAATGATCTGCATTGACCCGATGGGTCCGCCGGAACTTACCCGAGCAATCGGTTGTGAAATACCGGTATTAACCAAAGACTGCGATCCTATACAGCCATAA
- a CDS encoding GNAT family N-acetyltransferase has protein sequence MKYKAVYQDVSPETYIHLRVSSGLSPKTPEAAETGLRHSVCSVVIMDTENDNLAVGMGRIIGDGACHCQIVDICVLPDHQKKGLGKLIMQQLKAFIDESLPASCYISLIADGDAYRLYEQYGFQEVWPASRGMAFLKK, from the coding sequence ATGAAATACAAAGCCGTTTATCAGGATGTTAGTCCGGAAACCTATATCCACCTTCGCGTGTCCAGCGGATTAAGCCCTAAAACACCGGAAGCCGCCGAAACAGGATTGCGCCATTCGGTGTGCAGTGTGGTCATTATGGATACCGAAAACGATAATCTGGCTGTCGGGATGGGAAGAATTATCGGTGACGGTGCCTGCCATTGCCAGATTGTGGATATTTGTGTATTGCCGGATCACCAGAAAAAAGGATTGGGCAAACTGATCATGCAGCAGTTAAAAGCTTTTATTGACGAATCACTGCCTGCTTCCTGCTATATCAGTCTGATTGCCGACGGTGATGCTTACCGTTTATATGAACAATACGGTTTTCAGGAAGTCTGGCCGGCTTCGCGGGGAATGGCCTTTCTGAAAAAGTAA
- a CDS encoding type I restriction enzyme HsdR N-terminal domain-containing protein, translating into MQKLNFPPYSFRFKNSENKVAIFDEIRKKFIQLTPEEWVRQHVVQFLLQEKNYSKSFINVEKVIKINGLTKRYDAVVFKPDGSIFLLVECKAPEVAITQGTFDQIARYNMVLAADYLMVTNGLNHYFCRMDYEKQEYQFLRELPNFIS; encoded by the coding sequence ATGCAAAAATTGAATTTTCCGCCCTATTCCTTCCGGTTCAAAAATAGTGAAAATAAAGTGGCTATTTTTGATGAGATTCGTAAAAAATTTATCCAGCTCACACCGGAAGAATGGGTACGCCAGCATGTCGTTCAGTTTTTACTACAGGAAAAGAACTATTCCAAATCCTTTATTAACGTAGAGAAAGTCATCAAAATTAACGGTTTAACCAAACGTTACGATGCGGTAGTGTTTAAACCGGACGGTTCGATTTTCCTGTTAGTAGAATGCAAAGCTCCCGAAGTAGCCATTACACAAGGCACTTTCGACCAGATTGCCCGGTACAATATGGTGCTGGCGGCCGATTATTTAATGGTGACCAACGGACTAAATCATTATTTTTGCCGGATGGATTATGAAAAACAAGAGTATCAGTTCCTTCGGGAACTGCCCAATTTTATATCCTAA
- the mqo gene encoding malate dehydrogenase (quinone), translating into MKKCLIYFVSAVVLISCADKKDSESETTDVVLVGGGIMSVTLGTMLKELDPGLSVAMYEKLDAVGQESSAAWNNAGTGHSALCELNYTPELSDGTIDIHKAVEINESFEISKEFWSYLVRAKKIGPPHSFINPTPHMSFVTGEKNVTYLKKRFLALQKAPLFTGMEFSDNPEQISKWIPLVMNGRDASQKIAATKIDIGTDVNYGALTQELTANLTRSAKTFLKVNHQVTNFKRNKDGTWKVYVKDLTTNQTKTINARFVFIGAGGATLPLLEKTHIPEAKGYGGFPVSGEWLVCNNPEIIAQHQAKVYGMASVGSPPMSVPHLDTRIINGKKELLFGPFAGFTPKFLKNGTWTDLPESFNFYNIRPMLEAGLDNVPLTKYLLEQVVLTPEQRLAALKEYFPKAKMEDWDLRIAGQRVQVIKIDQSTQGGILQFGTEVVTASDGSVAALLGASPGASTSVSIMLKVIEKCYAEKLKTPEWQLKIREMIPSYGQKLSDNIPLANAIRQKNCETLGIVWKEIAEDGK; encoded by the coding sequence ATGAAAAAGTGCCTGATCTACTTCGTAAGCGCTGTTGTATTGATTTCCTGTGCGGATAAAAAAGACAGCGAAAGTGAAACAACAGATGTTGTTTTGGTGGGTGGCGGGATTATGAGTGTAACATTAGGAACCATGTTAAAAGAACTGGATCCCGGATTGTCGGTAGCGATGTATGAAAAATTAGATGCCGTCGGACAGGAAAGTTCGGCTGCATGGAACAATGCCGGTACGGGGCATTCTGCTTTGTGTGAGCTCAACTACACACCGGAATTGAGTGACGGTACAATAGACATTCATAAAGCTGTGGAGATTAACGAGTCTTTTGAAATTTCAAAAGAGTTCTGGTCTTATCTTGTACGGGCTAAAAAAATTGGTCCGCCGCATTCGTTTATCAATCCCACGCCACACATGAGTTTTGTGACCGGTGAGAAGAATGTTACCTATTTGAAAAAGAGGTTTCTGGCGCTGCAAAAAGCACCGCTTTTTACCGGAATGGAATTTTCGGATAATCCGGAGCAAATCAGCAAATGGATTCCGTTGGTTATGAATGGGAGGGATGCTTCCCAAAAAATAGCGGCAACCAAAATCGATATTGGTACCGATGTTAATTATGGTGCACTAACGCAGGAACTGACGGCAAATCTGACCAGGTCTGCCAAAACATTCCTGAAAGTGAATCATCAGGTGACTAATTTTAAAAGGAATAAAGACGGTACCTGGAAGGTTTATGTAAAAGACCTGACTACCAATCAGACCAAAACCATCAACGCCCGTTTTGTTTTTATTGGTGCCGGCGGTGCGACATTGCCGCTGCTTGAAAAAACGCATATCCCGGAAGCCAAAGGCTACGGCGGTTTTCCGGTTAGCGGAGAATGGCTGGTGTGTAACAATCCTGAGATCATTGCACAGCATCAGGCTAAAGTTTACGGTATGGCCTCGGTTGGCTCACCGCCTATGTCGGTGCCACATCTGGACACCCGTATCATCAACGGCAAAAAAGAGCTGCTTTTCGGACCTTTTGCCGGCTTTACGCCGAAGTTCCTGAAAAACGGTACCTGGACTGATCTTCCGGAATCTTTTAATTTTTATAATATCCGCCCGATGCTGGAAGCCGGACTGGACAATGTACCGCTGACAAAGTACTTGCTGGAACAGGTTGTTTTAACACCCGAACAACGTCTGGCCGCTTTAAAGGAGTATTTCCCCAAAGCAAAAATGGAAGACTGGGATCTTCGAATTGCCGGACAGCGGGTTCAGGTTATTAAAATTGACCAGTCTACACAAGGCGGTATTCTGCAATTCGGAACAGAAGTCGTTACGGCTTCCGATGGAAGTGTGGCGGCTTTACTGGGCGCTTCTCCCGGTGCTTCAACTTCGGTATCGATTATGCTGAAAGTCATCGAAAAATGTTATGCCGAAAAACTCAAAACACCGGAATGGCAATTGAAAATCAGAGAAATGATACCGTCCTACGGTCAAAAACTATCCGATAATATCCCGTTAGCAAATGCAATACGACAAAAAAACTGTGAAACACTGGGAATTGTCTGGAAAGAGATTGCGGAGGATGGGAAGTAG
- a CDS encoding MarR family winged helix-turn-helix transcriptional regulator: MNIIDESGILAISTRLQRLSEQLRKDGALVYKAFGIAFEPKWFPVIYTLHHKEVLSVVEIANEIGYTHPSTISLLRELEKQKLIRSKKDKIDERKRLILLTAKGQELIEEMKPVWEVISTALNEIADNQNNLLKAINEAESKIANQSFLQRAMQLKEGK; the protein is encoded by the coding sequence ATGAATATTATTGATGAATCGGGTATTTTAGCCATATCCACAAGGCTACAGCGTCTTAGTGAACAATTGCGTAAAGATGGCGCCTTAGTATATAAGGCTTTCGGTATTGCGTTTGAACCCAAGTGGTTTCCGGTTATTTATACGCTTCATCATAAAGAAGTATTGAGTGTAGTGGAAATAGCGAACGAAATTGGCTATACCCATCCGTCAACAATAAGCCTGTTAAGAGAACTTGAAAAACAAAAGCTGATCCGCTCTAAAAAGGACAAAATAGACGAACGCAAACGCCTGATTCTGCTCACAGCAAAAGGACAGGAACTCATTGAAGAAATGAAACCCGTTTGGGAGGTTATCAGTACGGCGCTGAATGAAATAGCCGACAATCAGAACAATTTATTAAAAGCCATCAACGAAGCCGAAAGTAAAATAGCGAATCAGAGTTTTTTACAAAGGGCGATGCAGTTGAAAGAGGGGAAGTAA
- a CDS encoding YegP family protein, which yields MGKFEIKKRINGEFQFNLKAANGQIILTSEGYTTKSGCQNGINSVKNNAPLDSRYDRRTATNGKSYFNLKAANGEIIGTSQMYENASNRDNGIESVKTNAPTAEIADLS from the coding sequence ATGGGAAAATTTGAAATTAAAAAAAGGATTAATGGGGAATTCCAATTCAATTTAAAAGCTGCTAACGGGCAAATTATTCTTACCAGCGAAGGGTATACAACAAAATCCGGATGCCAGAACGGGATTAATTCCGTAAAAAACAATGCGCCGTTAGATTCCCGTTACGACCGGAGAACGGCAACAAACGGAAAATCCTATTTTAATCTGAAAGCAGCAAACGGTGAAATAATCGGTACCAGCCAAATGTATGAAAACGCCAGCAATCGTGATAACGGAATTGAATCGGTAAAAACGAATGCACCAACAGCCGAAATAGCAGATTTGAGTTAA